In the Lysobacter stagni genome, GCCGCACGGAATGCCGCCGGCCTCACGCAGGTCGCGGCTCATGATCTCGAACGAGACGCGGCTGTTTTCCTGGATGCGGTTGAGCGTTTCGGTGGAGGCGTAGATGCGCTGGTTGGACAGGAACAGTCCACCCGCGGCCGCCACCACCAGCAGACCGAGGATCAGCGAGATCATCAGTTCGATGAGCGAGAAACCGCGCGCGCCACGTGCGCCCACGACTCCCCGGATGGCCTTGTTGCGTCGCATGGAGGTCATGTCTCAGAGCCTGCTGTTGATTTCGAACTTCTCTTCGGCCGAACCGCCGGCCGCGCGGCTGTCGTTCCACTGGACGCCCACCACGCACGAGCTGGTGGACTGGTCGCAGTCGATGCGGCCGCAGGCGTCGCCGCCCATCGCGCCCTGCAGGCCGGCCAGCCAGCCGTTGAAGACGGAGTAGTCGTTGGTGTCGCCTTCCGCCGCGGTCTGTGCGGCGCAGACGAAGCCCGGCACGTCGTACCTGCCGGCAAGCGCGTTGGCGCGGTCCAGGCGGAGCGTGTCGTAGGCGCTGTAGATGTGGATCACCGCCTGCGAGCGGCCGGCGGAGCTGTTGCTGTTCTTCAGCGTGATCGCCTGCAGGGCCGCGATGCCCAGCATGCCGATGGCCATGACCAGCACCGCGATCAGGACCTCGAGCAGGCTCGAGCCTTTCTGGCGGGCGGGGGAACGCGGAACGCGCTGGATGTGCATGGGCTTCCTCATGTCAGTTCGCCGGCGCGGTGCACGAAGCGGTGCCGTTGCGCGACGCCACGCCGATACGGCCCACGGACACCGATACGTCGCGGGTGTTCTCGGCAGCCGGCACCTTGGTCGAGCACAGACCGATCGCGCCCGTGCGCGCGCCGGCATTGCCCACCCGGGCGAAGCCGTCGGCGCTGAACGCGATGCGGTTGTTGGTGGCGACGTTGGTGCTGCTGGTGACCGTGAGCTCGCCGGTCGTGACCTGGATGGCGCGGATCAGCTCCTCGCCACTGTCCACCGAGCCGTCGGCGTCGTTGTCGGCGAAGATGATCAGGTTCGCCCAGTTGCTACCGGAGCACGAAGCGTTGTCCGTACTCGGGCAGACGACCACGCGACCGTTCCGGCGCACGGCCTCGGATTTCGCGATCTGCATGCCCGCCACCAGCTCGTTGGCGGAAGCGCTCAGCTTGTTGCGGTTGATCATGCTGGTGAAGCTGGGCACCGCGATGGCCATGACAATGCCCAGCACGACCAGCACGACCAGCAGCTCGACCAGTGAAAAGCCGCGATTGGCGGCCTGTTTGTTGCATTCATGCAGGCGCAGCATGCGTCCCCGCCCCAGAGTGTCCCCAGCGATACGGTAGGGGTTGGTCCGGGTCGACGCCACCCGGGACCGATGGGTGGGCGGGATCAATGCATGAACGGTCCCGCCCCTACCCGTTCTGGGACAGGCATCATTACGCACATGACGACACCTTCCGCCTTGCGCGCGATCGACGCACCTCAGCCGCTGGATACGCTCTGGCAGGCCCCCACGATCGTGTGGGTGGTGCTGGCCGGCGAATGCCTCGCGGTGGTGCTGGCGCTGGCACCCGGCGCGAGCGGCAGTCGACTGATCTACTTCGGCCTGGCCTCGCTGGTGATCCAGTGGGTGTCACTGCTTTCGCTGGGTTTGCTGTTCGCCCTGCGACGCTGGCTGTCGAACCTTCGCCCGCAGCAGCTGGCCTGGGTCGCGCTCGTGCTGCTGCTGCTCAATACGTGGCTGGTGACAGGCATGGCGTGGTGGGTCTTCGGCCCGGACTGGGCGTTGGCGCGGGATGGTTGGCCGGCGCTGATCCTGCAACTGACAGGCATCGTCCTGTCGGTGGGCCTGCTGGGGCTGGCGGCATTCGAGAACGCCTGGCGTGGTCGCCTGCACGCGGTGCGTGCCAAGCAGTCCGAACTGCTGGCGCTGCAGGCACGCATC is a window encoding:
- a CDS encoding prepilin-type N-terminal cleavage/methylation domain-containing protein codes for the protein MRKPMHIQRVPRSPARQKGSSLLEVLIAVLVMAIGMLGIAALQAITLKNSNSSAGRSQAVIHIYSAYDTLRLDRANALAGRYDVPGFVCAAQTAAEGDTNDYSVFNGWLAGLQGAMGGDACGRIDCDQSTSSCVVGVQWNDSRAAGGSAEEKFEINSRL
- a CDS encoding GspH/FimT family pseudopilin; protein product: MLRLHECNKQAANRGFSLVELLVVLVVLGIVMAIAVPSFTSMINRNKLSASANELVAGMQIAKSEAVRRNGRVVVCPSTDNASCSGSNWANLIIFADNDADGSVDSGEELIRAIQVTTGELTVTSSTNVATNNRIAFSADGFARVGNAGARTGAIGLCSTKVPAAENTRDVSVSVGRIGVASRNGTASCTAPAN